GTGCTGACATCGGCTTAGGTAAACTGCAATGTGCTGACATGTGTACATATCTATATGTTATCTCGCAGCAGGATGTGTGAACGACCGCGGCTGCCTCCTGAACCGATCTCtccgttttattttaattcacagCACTCCATTTAATACTAGACGtgtacatagtattttttttacgtgtttgtgtatttcaaaattaatcatGGCTAAAGTACTGCTGTTTTTTGTAGTTAATcgaattattttatacttttaagaatatatttaagttttttttttttttttttttttttattgcccttgtaggcagacgagcatacggcccacctgatggtgagtggttaccgtcgcccatggacttcagcaatgccaggggcagagccaagccgctgcctacctatatATTTAAGTGTGTAAAAATGTTCTTGCGCTTAAGTTCATAAGTAAAACAGACCAGAGGTTAATGAATGTTAATTGATACAGCCTGCGGAGCGAAGTAATTCGTTTCAATTTCGATTACCTACCGCGACTAATAAGCAACGGGGTCACAATTATTTTCGTTATAACGCAAAGACATCTAATTGCCATGCCAATAGGTAATTACTAATTACGACGTGATTCGAAACGtcaagtacataataatataaataaggtacgataaataaattaagactAACACACTAAGTGCAATCGACACGATTCCCACTAAAGTAATATTGTTTAACTCAAAATCTAACTATACACACTACACACACACACTAACACAACCCAAATATAGAATGGTTTGTGGTTTTGTAATGCAATATGTTATTAGTTAGTGGGATTAAATTTCTCATTTATTAATATGAACATTTACAAAAtcatatttcttttttcttcttttttattgctgaaatgGAGAATGAGCCACGAATGAGCCACGGTTAACTCTGTTTtaagttaccgaagcccataggctacgtgaatgccgccacccggtCTTCAAGCATGAAGTCTAAgccttaattttaatttgtctgTCCCACTATAAACTGGAAACTGGAAAGCATTTCGGCTTTGGGGCACAAATAGACAGGTTGGGGCTCACACGTCCCCCGTCCCACGAATAGTTTTCCTATATTCATATGAAAGGTTGACTGTCTGAAATGAGCAGCTAATGATCTGGATGAGACTTGGAGTCCAGTGtacgaacaaacaaactctttctTTCGTTATAATGATCTAATAGCTTGACGTCGTAAAATTGTTTAACGGTTATCATTATTTCTTGTAATTACATGTATTCAAAATTTTAGAATGTAGTTAAAATATGTTTGATTATAAAGCGTGACATTAAtgttatcagaaaaaaaaacccatctgAGCTACGAAAACCCGCTGTGGCACGTATCgcttatttcatattattttaataataacatggGTAATGTTGAAAGGCTTGATATTAAACttgatattgaaattaaattcttgTGCTCATAAAAATCtatcataaatattaaaattagataTATTTTGTTGGTTCACTAAAAATTCAAATGCAACCTAAAAACGTGTGGTTACTGTTTTAGTTTAAAGTACAAGTATAAACTAAATTACAGCCTTAATTTGGTTTTTTGAATCTAAAATGAAACACTAGCTGTTTGCCAGTTGCTTCGCCCGCGTGGACTACTATACATTATTTATCGCGTTGGCCGTGACCGATGGTCACGCTGAGAAGAATATTATTCCTTAGGTTTGAACCTAGATTATTTGTCaaatcactcttgtcagagtggtcgtagttgtcattcagtatcattgctgtgggcagacgTTTTGTGCCTGACAAGTAATCGCCAATTCTCCctgtttgtggtgagcctgatACACTTATGTAAACAACCgtcaactgccgacttgacttgGAAATATGGGAAAAACCAGAGTTCGTACAAGCCGGATCTAGAATATTTGAATAATTGAACCTATATAGCGACAGACAAATTTACTTTCGTATTTATAATAGGAGTATTAATGGATCtatgaatttttaatgaaacatacGAAATATTTGCGTGCTCACATGCTCtcctaaaagataaaaaagaaaCTTGATCTAATAAATGTTGAATTCCGTATAGAAATATTGTACAAGGAGTACAATGTTTTACcacaaaatcaaattaaaaacaatcaaaCTAATAATGTACACAATGGTTGAGCACCCCTTTAAGCCATAGAGCTgtgactgtatttttttttttttcgttaacaCCTTTTGTACGTATAATTTGACATCGGGAGCGAGGAAAAAAAACCGTAAAGTTTTTGACAGAAGATATTTAATGAAGTTGTTCAGTTTTTACTGGCCGTGTCCGTTTCTCACGTTGCTAGTATTGTACTATCGGGGCACGTCCCAGATGCTCCAATCAATTATGTTAAATGTGataattttagtgttttttctgTCACGTTTTCGATGGGACTCCTCGTCCGTTGTGTGGCGGTCGACAAACAGATTACACGCCGCTTATACGCGCATAATTGATGTTAGGTTAACTGCAAACGGTTCTATGAACACACTCGAGAATTTTTTTGATTACATAATCGAATCGAAAAACTGATTAGAATAACGAGCCGGACCACTgcgtgtgtacaataaagttcCATATTGGGATGAGCGTTCACGATGCGCAGTTAAATACGAATTGAATAATCAATTCGATTTAAATTTTAGTCTCTTTGACTCTAAGCAGCTTGTAATATGTCACGCATAACTCAATCTACGTCTATTCCAATCACAAAAAAGCAGATTTTCTCAAGGTGAAGTTAAAAGGTGGGAACCTTAGAAACtcatatgtacctatataattAAATCTCACCaaataatattctttacgtAGTCTGTGCTGAGTCTCAAGTGTCTcatactttaaattaataatagttatgATGAATTGATGGAACTTTGATAATTcaaatgttaaaaaattgaGAAGGCTAACAATAAGCATTAAACGTAGAATTTTGATTAAACACTGATTAATGATAACCATCGAGTGAGACGACaaagttttattgttttgatgggtgAGCGAGCTAATGGtatatctggtattaagtggtcatcggagcctatagacatcaacaacgtaaggCATAGTGCAAGCGATTTACGCGGGTATTTTGAATTCGCGCGATGCTTGTGGACGCGATGTATTGGTGCCTAGTATCTCACTAACGCGCCAATGATTTCGCGCGAAACATTTCGCGGCGAATTCGCCCTTTCTGGACCAGGTTTAGATGTCACCACCCACtatgagacatgagttataacccttttactcatatctgttcataaaatatttatagctactgataccatgcaccccacgcttttttttacaataaaatcattttttcttacactagttttaattcaaatttattaaaatttattttctatattttctcttttttagttggattttctataaaagcgtattttgttagttttttttaacttttatttatttttctttttgtagttaaatttcaatttttccaattttttttttaatttttttttaaatattgtattgttatcggtccctaataagtataccaaatttcgagttagtccggggtcaaaatcatgttcaaagattccgttacatactaacatacatacgtctgaagctaataaaagcgtattaaaaactcgCACAGTTCCAAGGCGCAGACGTCATGTAACAAGAGACACAGAACGTGTTCTAATGATAACACGTACGTAATGTTTGCTTAGCATGTGGCGATCGGCCTCGATGGGGGCGCGGCTCTGCGCAGGAGCTGTGCTGGTGATGTCGCTCACGCTCGGAGCCGGTCGCCGGGAGTTCAGGGATCCGATCAAACAGCACGACATCTCGCTGTGGATCGACGAGAGGCAGGTCCGGATGTTCAGTGGTAAGATAACATTGACATTAAAACTGACAAATATAACATTATAACTGCCATACATATTTAGGACTTTTTAGCTGAAGTAGTTATTACGTACATagtttctgtgtgcttagtgcgagttttttaacgttctcgatagcgttcgGAAAATtacctgaaatttgtatggagttggaacagcgcccctagcggcaaacataggcaaacgttccaactccctacaaatttgagttaacttttacgctatcgagaacgttaaaaaactcgcactaagcacactgatcctGTACTGGTTGCTACCACTACTAATGCACATTTCTGTAGCAAAATAAGCACCAAATCTTGTTTGAAGGCAACGAGAATTGTAAGTTCATCTCGTATTTCAAAAAAGCGACAGCATTCACGTGGACTCGCTACTTGTAGAACCAGATGGGACTCGCTAACGCCAATAATATCATCAAGAAATGAGCCTATGTCCTGGTGAATATACAGcgctttatatttaaataaatatctttatgCTGTCGAACTTCTGTAGACTACAGATAACTGTGAGATGTCGCTGATGGAGAGGTTGAACGAAAGAAATTAATCACGAAACCATGTTCTAAATTAAAGGTATATCAATGCAAGTGTTCGCCATTGTGAACGGTCACGTCTCGCCCTACGTGCTGGACCCGAACTTTTCCAATAAGCTCCCGATCATACCTTCCGAAGTTGGCTACGTAAACTTCACGTGGAAATCGAAGAAGAGATATTACTACAATTTCGACACCTTGAAGTCATCTGATCTCAAAATATTGAAAGCACCTGTGCTGTCGATAAAGACGCAGGGGCGGGTGCCAAAAACGGCTAAAGGTGAGAATTGCAAATTATATGCTGGTCTTTTATGAGCATAGGCGCCGATGCCAATGACATTGTTAATACATTGTGACAACAATTCGACGGCTATGATTATATAGGTATTTCAGATAAACTCCTGGTAACGGTTAGTAGTCCTTCGATCATAAAAAACAAGATGCTTAAGAATTTAAAACATCTCGATGGTTCTTAATTTTCTATTACAATCCACTTGAGTCCGACTGACTCTCTGGACTAAAGGCCGAAATACCTGTGAGACCACATCCGCATATTACTGCTACAAAACACTCATGTGTACCGAATTGAATAGCAGGACAGCTGTTattaagataatattattattgaaaagttgaCAGCTTGTCTCGGtgagtgctggtggtaggacctatagtgagtccgcacgggtaggtaccaccgccctgcctatttctgccgtgaagcagtaatgcgtttcggtttaaagggtggggtagccgttgtaactatactgagaccttagaacttatatctcaaggtgggtggcgcatttacgttgtagatgtctatgggctccagtaaccacttaacaccaggtgggctgtgagctcgtctacccatctaagcaataaaaaaaaattaaaaaagcctAGTCGGTACTCTACTTCTGTTTATCACggcaatataaaaatgaaaatttacagAATTCAGTATAATACTGCCGTGCGTGGGCAACAGCAGCGGTGTAGCAACATTTGAGATAGGTTTAGTGCTGAAAAACGCACGTGGACTGCCGTTAAAAGGCACCCCTTTAAGATTAAACCTAAAGAAGGAATGCGCACATAGAGGTGTGTATTTAGAAAGGACAGGTATTGTATCGCCAACGCATTTTTAACCATTACttgcttgtgtttttttttgttgtttcgtacatacatacaatagtaataacaaaacaaaaaaacaatcatattattgtcattaaaattatataaaataacaacggGAATTTATACCGGGGTCAAACACCATTATCGtttctattaataaataacCGAACAGACTATCAGCATATATCGACATTCCTGTGACCTAAAACATgactgttttaaataataatcatcaGTTGATAGGCCGTAATGGTCAGTCTGTGGGATCTAACTTCTCCatcatttattcatttatttagttgcaccaacaaagtggtCATACataacattgacaaattgacaataagtaggtacatgacagatgtcacctcaattataaatatgtatattcactGAAgtacatagacctatatagtagggacacgacatattgttctatacgtacaattgcttatataaatagcacccattttgaaggcacatacataaacatatatctatctcgttcttactcagcactttaactcgcaggaaaacaatataacagtatttcagtgcgtacataaaatgaaacatgaatatacgtaaatatctccgtctccgtctaatgaggccgaaaatccgccatgtttagcgcgccaaatgtcattgtcacgtcagttcggccgtctgttttgggttgtacattatttattgactatgatatcgatttaatatgattgattatataaaatttcataatttatcatgcttaaaacatacaaaaataataattaaaacgtattttataggatctcaagaaagtcgatgtcctaaaactattatctatatgtatttaaattcattatggagcccgaaaaatccatttttcggtcggaatctattgatcatgacactaatcataaataccactttaaaatatgtcatcaaaacatatttagacattctgtttagatatttcgggaaaaaggctaccgacaaaatctcttcggaactatttaaataaaatagttttattccacAGTGAGtgtttaagtgattttagagaggaagtcacaaggaatgacgtttgtaattaatgaataaatgttctgtaggtgtttttttttttcacgcggtcccttgataagtttaaaatttgaatcactctcaagcgaaagtgattcaaatggtgcggcgcaccttccttggggtgcgctgcggtagtatgttacggactttagagtcagcaaaacaattaaaatagattgtaatagtctaagaaaaacacgtactcaaaatacgataacatttagcatgctagaaatgggctgatggctttgaactacgccatatctttatgttttgcgacaaacgacaactttataaaatcagtgtagcaacttttaaaaatcatcatatcgtttacttggcaaattcgaaggacgaacttgtcttagatttcacccatctaaatcatatcatatttgcacataacaatatacctacttacttcccattaaagtataaattctacaaataaataatactcaacaatatttaaaataaaatgagccaagaacgtttatcgataaaacctgataacattgaaatcttttgtacagcactaaagccgccatgttttgtggccagatgacgtcacagtggcacgaaattttggttgacgtttcatttccataggtttcctacttcattgctgaagtatgaaacctaggtCTATGAATATGTATATTCGACAGTGCAATAATTGAAAACATcttgaaattagaaaattacatcaatgaaattaaaattaaaaaatacaatgtataattttaagaaatatgaaATCCTGAAAAATACTTTATcactaagtaacaaaaaatttaatgtctACACATACTAGAAAAAAAATAGTGATTACATTTGATTAGTTAGATAggtattatatttaattggggaATTTAGCTCAAATAATTATGTGCGTATCGTGCGCGACACAGCCTCTTGcacttattaatttatttactctAGATGGTTCCATTTATTGCGGTCTTTGCCATGGAGTAGTACAAGCGCCTGTGAACTAGAGATATGTGGTCGGGCTGTCTTAACGGCTACGACTGCTAGGATTTTCaattatacaataaatagtCTTGTTATATGACCAAAGTATTGCAGCACATGCGGAAGGCAAATGTTAGATAGTCTTTGTGAAAAGTTAGCAATTGAAGGTACAGTTGCTTGTCGTATGAACCTTGCGGAATGCAGAAACTACGTCAACACAATTCAAATATTTCGATATTCTGTCCCAGCCCTTATGCTCAATTTGTGTCAGATAGAAAAATGGCAAAAACCAAACCATTTGCATGTGCATTTTGGTCTTTAAATAAGTTTTTCTTTCCACACGTGTTCCAGTGGACTACGCCGTTTCAATCAATTTTATTCGTTATTATAACAAATTCTTGGATAAAGCAATAAAACATGAGCCTTGAATGtcaatttttgaattaaattctttctcaaattgattaatataaatattataataaaaaatgaaataaaaagattatgtgtattaaaaaataaaatattgaataattttatacAGTGGTGGGAAAGTCGatttaatcattaaaatattgaagaGAGTATACCTAGctttatctctctctctctctctcacctACAGCTGCGCCCAGAGAGGTTGGTACTGAGGAGGAGACGGAACCAAATAATTAAAGGCAAAATAGAgtacgcaaattaaaaaaaattggcatcaaTTCTCGTTGTTATGTGATCCAATATTTTACTACAAAAGCTTACATTGATCTAAACTTACAACTTTAAAAACACAAGCATAACGCTTTAATTAAGTTTCATCgttgtaatttttaaataacatcTCTTCTATTACCATGTGCTACCCGTTCGTGTGTCATTCTTTGCTTTTACGCTTAAGAAAAAAGCTAGAACTACATTGGATACATGCGTCGTTTCACGCCAGCTGTGTGAACCATTCCAAGATTATTATCAGTTGCTGGCCGATATAAAATGGCTTTGTAGATTATATTTCAGTACGATGCACTGCCATTTCACTTTTCACCTCTGGCACCCCTCTAATATAGCTGGACTAGATTATCCGACAGACTATAGTTAACATTAAGCCCAGCTACGTATTATATGTCAGTGCTGGTTCGGTCTATAACAAGAGCTTTAAATGAGGATGAACGATGGGTGAAGTTAGAAACTAATGAATAGCAGGGGTATGCGCTGCATCGGCCTCATATCGAACCGGGCAGACGTGTAATATGCACCGACGCATAAGTTTGAGTCCAATGTGCCGAGACGTGGCCCGCCAATGTAGTTCAAGTTTACTGTAGCAAATCatttataacttttatttgtACAGTCATAAAATAATTAGCGCATATTGTGCTTTCGCTTTAACTAAGTATTAACACATTAATGGGTAGTGAGTGGGATAGTCGCAAAAGAAAATGTTGTTGGGCAGGGATCGTCATGCGTCATTCACTTGTTAACATaactaaaagataataaaatggaaattatctgataattttaatgtaatgaatatttttcttcattatattaaaattcatttgttGATATTAGAAGTTAAGTTAATTTAtcgtttattattaacaaaaagtcaaatcaaaataatttaacatacatcaacccacacagtagaacagatcttccaacgcgcttgaaggaggcacagttcccaagatactggctacgttgcctcgttggacagccagactcactctctgtgcaaagtaccagccagccttagcatcatgtgtaacctccttcaagcgtttggagattgttgatatttattttaagagaAATGGATCATTACATCGATTTCATCCTAGCGGTTGGTCGTATGACAAATTCCTTCACATAACCAccacaattaaaaataactggGTCACTTTGAGATTCCTATAATCTTGTTTTCTTGGTCGGTATGGCTACTAATTTGCAATCTCCAAACTCGATGGCAAATAGTCAAGGCTCTGCAACCAAATGATTTTATTCACTTGCTGTCCCGCCGATTTTCCATTTACATTGCCAATTTTAGCCGCGTGACTCGGTCGGCCCGTCTCTACCCTAAATTACGTTAAGCACGTATTTGCAATGATAATAGACAAGTTGGTAATAcctacctaccggtgcggacccACATTAAACTCCTGAGATAACTGTTAGAGAGTTCTGTAATATAAATTTCTTGCCACACCACATGCTGCAACAGATGACAGGACATACAGTTGATGGGAAAAGCGTAATAGTAAGATATCTTATACAGTTATActtcgataaataaataactgaagAACCTTTTCGTGCACGATCCTTTGACCTAAAATTAAGACTTTAATAGTAATGTTCTTAAATTACTCGTGTTGTGACAGTTAAAAACTGTGCTACAATTTAGAGATATCCCTGCCAAACacattttactaataaacaTTCACAATAAAATACTTCCATATCagtgttttttaaatttcacataCATTCCATACCTATAACTCGCTTCAATCATCTAAAAACGacattatttaataaagatattttttctaaactaTGCTGTCTCGTAACTTGTACTAAGCCGTCAAATACCAGTGCAAGTTCAAGTCAGCCTTAACAAATTGCATTATTTTCCGGACGCTTCGCCCGAGCTTGCTGTTTAGCTGGGACTGCGACGCCTCTGCTCACTACGTTTGCGATTTTAGGTTTGTATGGATTGCTTGACTTATTGTGAACGACATTGTACTTCTCTGAgacctattaatatataaaagaaaacgaaatgtttttatggaaaaaatgtacgaataaatgaaaaaaacttttattcgcGCAATTTCTTAATCATACCAAGATGTGCAGATCGGTCAAGTAATTTTGTACGTGCAGTAAGTTACTACGACTGTGCTTATACACTGAATTAAATAAACGAAAGATTGAACTATGAAAGTGATTTTTTCGATCACAATAaaatgtcattattatttactgaTAATTGAAACATATTTGTACTGGCCGCCTAaatcttctttctttctttaaacTTCCAATTTTAGCAAAGCCTTATTTTAGTCCTAAAGTTTCGTAACATCAAAACACAATTCTAGAACACtatcattattttttgtatactgaaaaaaaaaaatgaaccgAAGTTATTAAGTCTCCACTGCTCTTCGCTTCTTTCTACCCTATTTGACTGCAGAGATGTTAAGGGCTCtagattattttaaaagacGAAACTAAGGACAAATATGCAATTGTTTTGATAAAACGCATGTACCGGGTTAATGGCCAATCGGTCAGTGAGTTCATCTGAGCCGTCGTAATGACCTTGACCATTAATAAGGACGCTGATGTTGATGACGTGTACATTCAGGGCCGGACCCGGAGTGCGACAAGAAGTGCGCTAACCAGGGCTGGTGCAACGAGGAGAAGATCTGCCAGTGCCCCGAGGGGTACATGGGGCAGCACTGCCGCACGGCGCTGTGCTACCCGCAGTGCATGAACGGCGGCAACTGCACCGCGCCCGGCCTCTGCTCCTGTCCGCAGGGCTACCAGGGCCGACACTGCGAGGGAGGTAGGcgctaccaccaccaccaccactacTCTCCCGATCGTCTCCCGATCGACTCACGatgtttatatgtttattaggcacacaatacacatcacaagctaaaaagatacacaataaataacaacaagtaaaaaaaaaactggcttgCAACATATAAGCAAATCGTGCGCACATACGACTAAGCAAGACAAATGTGCTGAACTTGTAAACAATGGTCCTTACAACTATACAACATAccttataatgtaaggaaataattttactcaCAACATTATAcgttaaacaattacattaacctacctattattaacatggaggatgcccttgaacatttaTAAACGTCACTAACCTACGAGTAAAAATATCCAACTCAGTTGACGACTGTGCGAGTCCAGATATCCAGGAAACTTATGTATACAGGGCGATGAATAGGGCTTCTTGTGAACTCGCAGTGAGTTACAAGTGCAACGGAACTTTTCCTTGTTGTACAGATGGGTggttgagctcacagcccacctgctgtctTTAGCGGagtcattcatcatcatcattctcctgcccttctctcagTCACTTGagatcggcgcaacatgttttctcctatcatactcctctatcatataccacttcttcgctcactcccttcttacacatatcgtctttcacgcaattcattcattttttcttaggtctacctctttctctaaagccttccacattcatagttagcacTTTGTTAACAACCTCAtgttcatttcgtctcatcacatgtccataccatcccaaacgctcacttctcagcttctctgtcacaggtgccactttcataCTTCCTCTAACACATTCATTCcttattctatccattctcgttactccacatatccatcgcaacattcgcatctctgctgcatgcaatcgcctttcatcatcATGTTCAGCGGAGTCCTTAGACataaacaacgtaaatgctgtccCGAGTTTTAAGTCTTAATCCTatagtacagcggctgccccgccatacaaaccgcattactgcttcacgacagaaataggcagggaggtcgtatctacccgcgcgggctcacagcACGTCTGCCGCCAGTAGTTACACAaagtataatttttgcgggtttgatttgtatttcataatgttattccttcaccgtggaagtcattcgagaacatttaataaatacgtatttcattacaaaaaatagtACCCGCTTGTGGGTTTCGAACCCcggcatagtcgcatcgcttgacacGATCGCACCGGGCGactcatcc
The Bombyx mori chromosome 5, ASM3026992v2 DNA segment above includes these coding regions:
- the LOC692919 gene encoding wnt inhibitory factor 1 precursor isoform X2, which gives rise to MWRSASMGARLCAGAVLVMSLTLGAGRREFRDPIKQHDISLWIDERQVRMFSGISMQVFAIVNGHVSPYVLDPNFSNKLPIIPSEVGYVNFTWKSKKRYYYNFDTLKSSDLKILKAPVLSIKTQGRVPKTAKEFSIILPCVGNSSGVATFEIGLVLKNARGLPLKGTPLRLNLKKECAHRGPDPECDKKCANQGWCNEEKICQCPEGYMGQHCRTALCYPQCMNGGNCTAPGLCSCPQGYQGRHCEGGICAQKCMNGGKCIQKDTCFCPKGHYGRRCEFSKCVIPCLNGGRCVGVNKCRCPAGLGGDHCEVGRRGECRGACRRGRCREPGWRGRACHRPPGSSEESGEYKKPR
- the LOC692919 gene encoding Wnt inhibitory factor 1 precursor (The RefSeq protein has 3 substitutions compared to this genomic sequence), with the translated sequence MWRSASMGARLCAGAVLVMSLTLGAGRREFRDPIKQHDISLWIDERQVRMFSGISMQVFAIVNGHVSPYVLDPNFSNKLPIIPSEVGYVNFTWKSKKRYYYNFDTLKSSDLKILKAPVLSIKTQGRVPKTAKEFSIILPCVGNSSGVATFEIGLVLKNARGLPLKGTPLRLNLKKECAHRGVYLERTGPDPECDKKCANQGWCNEEKICQCPEGYMGQHCRTALCYPQCMNGGNCTAPGLCSCPQGYQGRHCEGGICAQKCMNGGKCIQKDTCFCPKGHYGRRCEFSKCVIPCLNGGRCVGVNKCRCPAGLGGDHCEVGRRGECRGACRRGRCHELGWRGRACQRPPGSSEESGEYKKPR
- the LOC692919 gene encoding wnt inhibitory factor 1 precursor isoform X1, which codes for MWRSASMGARLCAGAVLVMSLTLGAGRREFRDPIKQHDISLWIDERQVRMFSGISMQVFAIVNGHVSPYVLDPNFSNKLPIIPSEVGYVNFTWKSKKRYYYNFDTLKSSDLKILKAPVLSIKTQGRVPKTAKEFSIILPCVGNSSGVATFEIGLVLKNARGLPLKGTPLRLNLKKECAHRAGTATPLLTTFAILGPDPECDKKCANQGWCNEEKICQCPEGYMGQHCRTALCYPQCMNGGNCTAPGLCSCPQGYQGRHCEGGICAQKCMNGGKCIQKDTCFCPKGHYGRRCEFSKCVIPCLNGGRCVGVNKCRCPAGLGGDHCEVGRRGECRGACRRGRCREPGWRGRACHRPPGSSEESGEYKKPR